In Nocardia sputorum, a single genomic region encodes these proteins:
- a CDS encoding amino acid deaminase, with amino-acid sequence MDEAAVAALADRRIGPEHKGMSPAFWGRTVREFRGAAPALDELETPVLTVDRAALSANIAVMADWVRAAGVRLAPHGKTTMAPQVWAEQLAAGSWGITLATIWQTQVARSFGVARVLLANALVDPVGLRWVAAESARDPSFEFLCWADSVETVALMDAHLRSAPDAKPIRVLVELGGAHGRTGARTVEQAHAVAAAIDAAARLTLAGVGGYEGALAHDRTAAGVRAARDYLGELARLHRELLAAGRYRGPAVVTAGGSAYPELALEYLAPLSDEQGRQGVATTVVLRSGAYVIHDDGFYASMSPLADPECARPLRSAMHGWARALSRPEPGLVLLDAGKRDLPFDEGLPIPQRVAGPRGGAPAPDATVSALNDQHAFLRLPDDAELPLGSVVRLGLSHPCTAFDKWRLIPVIDDADAPTPRVVDLLHTFF; translated from the coding sequence ATCGACGAAGCAGCGGTGGCGGCGCTCGCGGACCGCCGCATCGGTCCCGAACACAAGGGCATGTCACCCGCGTTCTGGGGGCGGACCGTGCGGGAATTCCGCGGTGCCGCACCGGCGCTCGACGAGCTGGAGACGCCGGTGCTCACGGTGGACCGCGCGGCCCTGTCGGCGAACATCGCGGTCATGGCCGACTGGGTGCGCGCGGCCGGGGTGCGGCTGGCGCCGCACGGCAAGACCACGATGGCGCCGCAGGTGTGGGCCGAGCAGCTGGCCGCGGGCTCGTGGGGCATCACCCTGGCGACCATCTGGCAGACGCAGGTGGCGCGGTCCTTCGGCGTCGCGCGGGTGTTGCTGGCCAACGCGCTGGTCGATCCGGTCGGATTGCGCTGGGTGGCGGCGGAATCGGCGCGTGACCCGTCGTTCGAGTTCCTCTGCTGGGCCGACAGCGTCGAAACGGTCGCTCTGATGGACGCGCATCTGCGCAGCGCCCCGGACGCGAAGCCGATCAGGGTCCTGGTGGAACTCGGCGGCGCGCACGGCAGAACCGGCGCACGCACGGTGGAACAGGCGCATGCCGTGGCGGCGGCTATCGACGCGGCGGCGCGGCTGACGCTCGCCGGGGTCGGCGGTTACGAAGGAGCGCTCGCCCACGACCGCACGGCAGCCGGTGTCCGCGCGGCGCGGGATTACCTCGGCGAACTCGCCCGCCTGCACCGGGAACTGCTGGCGGCGGGGCGATACCGCGGTCCGGCCGTCGTCACCGCGGGTGGCAGCGCCTATCCGGAACTGGCGCTGGAATACCTCGCCCCGTTGTCCGACGAACAGGGCAGGCAGGGTGTCGCGACGACCGTCGTGCTGCGCTCGGGCGCGTATGTCATCCACGACGACGGCTTCTACGCGAGCATGTCGCCGCTGGCGGATCCCGAGTGCGCGCGGCCGCTGCGCTCGGCGATGCACGGTTGGGCCCGTGCCCTCTCGCGCCCGGAGCCCGGGCTCGTGTTGCTGGATGCCGGCAAACGCGATCTGCCGTTCGACGAGGGACTTCCGATTCCGCAGCGCGTCGCGGGACCACGCGGCGGTGCGCCGGCCCCGGACGCGACGGTCTCCGCGCTCAACGACCAGCACGCTTTCCTCCGGTTGCCGGACGACGCCGAGTTGCCCCTCGGCTCGGTCGTACGGCTCGGTCTCTCCCATCCGTGCACCGCCTTCGACAAATGGCGGCTGATCCCGGTGATCGATGACGCCGACGCCCCGACACCGCGGGTGGTGGATCTGCTGCACACGTTCTTCTGA
- the ppc gene encoding phosphoenolpyruvate carboxylase → MGESMSETEQDAIRPLRDDIRFLGGVLGDTIRDHEGPEVFDLIERVRIEAFRVRREEVERSAVAEMLDGVDIAVALPLIRAFSYFVLLANLAEDIQRDRRRAAHEAAGEPPQDSSLAATYRKLDAAALDGTRVADLLADALVSPVITAHPTETRRRTVFDAQARITELMRLRQRYAENERERADLELRIRRQVLSLWRTALIRLARLRIQDEISVGLRYYDLTLFDVIPAINAEVRAALRSRWPGVELLPRPMLRPGSWIGGDRDGNPYVTAEVVRQAAYRAAGVAFERYLRELVELEKTLSLSARLVAVTPEVAALAETGYPDPAAHADEPYRRALHHVRARLTATALAALGEVPPNGLDAGARPYPTPQAVLDDLDAIDASLRRSGDGLLADDRLAALRHALETFGFHLQSLDMRQNSEVHEQVVAELLAWAGVHPDYASLPESRRVELLAAELRTRRPLLGPHARLSELAVKELDIVRAAREVVDTLGAAAVPTYIISMCTSVSDLLEAALLLKEGGLLDPGEPDGPPSCPVGIVPLFETIEDLGAGAATLSAALEVGVYHDLVAAQGMRQEVMLGYSDSNKDGGYLAANWALYRAELDLVEVARKTGIRLRLFHGRGGTVGRGGGRSYDAILAQPAGAVRGSLRLTEQGEVIAAKYAEPGTAHRNLESLIAGTLESTLLDVEGLGADAEPSYGIMDDLAARARAAYARLVHETPGFVEYFRQSTPVAEVGDLNIGSRPASRKPTNTVADLRAIPWVMSWSQARVMLPGWYGTGTALEEWIGGDPERLATLADLYRRWPFFRTVLSNLAQVMAKSDLDIAARYAELVDDVALREQIFGMIRDEHARTVRMHAAITGNDHLLADNPSLAESIHNRFPYLEPLNQMQVELLRRLRAGDDSELVKRGILLTMNGLATALRNSG, encoded by the coding sequence ATGGGCGAATCGATGAGCGAGACCGAACAGGACGCCATCCGGCCGCTGCGCGACGACATCCGATTTCTCGGCGGCGTGCTCGGTGACACCATTCGCGACCACGAGGGACCGGAGGTCTTCGACCTCATCGAGCGGGTGCGGATCGAAGCGTTCCGGGTGCGCCGCGAGGAGGTCGAGCGCAGCGCCGTCGCGGAGATGCTGGACGGTGTGGACATCGCGGTGGCCCTGCCGCTCATCCGCGCGTTCAGCTACTTCGTGCTGCTGGCCAATCTGGCCGAGGACATCCAACGCGATCGCCGCCGCGCCGCCCACGAGGCGGCGGGCGAACCGCCGCAGGACTCGTCGCTGGCGGCCACCTACCGCAAGCTGGACGCGGCGGCGCTGGACGGGACGCGGGTCGCCGATCTGCTGGCCGACGCACTGGTGTCGCCGGTGATCACCGCGCACCCGACGGAGACGCGCCGGCGCACCGTCTTCGACGCGCAGGCCCGGATCACCGAGTTGATGCGCCTGCGTCAGCGCTATGCCGAGAACGAGCGCGAACGGGCCGACCTGGAACTGCGGATCCGCCGCCAGGTGCTGAGCCTGTGGCGGACCGCGCTGATCCGCCTGGCGCGCTTGCGGATCCAGGACGAGATCTCGGTGGGTCTGCGCTACTACGACCTCACCCTGTTCGACGTGATTCCGGCGATCAACGCCGAGGTGCGCGCGGCGCTGCGCTCGCGCTGGCCGGGCGTGGAGTTGCTGCCGCGCCCGATGCTGCGTCCCGGCTCGTGGATCGGCGGCGACCGCGACGGAAATCCCTACGTCACCGCCGAGGTGGTGCGTCAGGCCGCCTACCGCGCGGCGGGCGTCGCGTTCGAGCGTTACCTGCGCGAGCTGGTGGAACTGGAGAAGACGCTCTCGCTGTCGGCTCGGCTGGTCGCTGTGACGCCCGAGGTCGCCGCGCTCGCCGAGACCGGATATCCCGATCCGGCCGCGCACGCCGACGAACCGTATCGCCGTGCGCTGCACCATGTCCGGGCCCGGTTGACCGCCACCGCGCTGGCCGCGCTCGGCGAGGTTCCGCCGAACGGACTGGACGCCGGGGCGCGCCCCTACCCGACTCCGCAGGCGGTGCTGGACGACCTGGACGCGATCGACGCCTCACTGCGGCGCAGCGGCGACGGCTTGCTCGCCGACGATCGGCTGGCCGCGCTGCGCCACGCCCTGGAGACCTTCGGCTTCCACTTGCAGAGTCTGGACATGCGGCAGAACTCCGAGGTGCACGAGCAGGTCGTCGCCGAACTGCTGGCTTGGGCAGGCGTGCATCCCGACTACGCGAGCCTGCCGGAGTCACGCCGGGTGGAGCTGCTCGCGGCCGAGCTGCGGACCCGCCGCCCGTTGCTCGGCCCGCACGCACGACTGAGCGAACTGGCCGTCAAGGAACTCGACATCGTCCGCGCCGCGCGCGAGGTGGTGGACACGCTCGGCGCGGCGGCGGTGCCGACCTACATCATCAGCATGTGCACGTCGGTCAGCGATCTGCTCGAAGCCGCCCTGCTCTTGAAGGAAGGCGGACTGCTCGACCCCGGGGAGCCGGACGGGCCGCCGAGCTGCCCGGTGGGCATCGTCCCGCTGTTCGAGACCATCGAGGATCTGGGCGCCGGGGCGGCCACGTTGTCCGCGGCGCTGGAGGTGGGTGTCTATCACGATCTGGTGGCCGCGCAGGGCATGCGCCAAGAGGTGATGCTCGGCTATTCCGACTCCAACAAGGACGGCGGGTATCTGGCGGCGAACTGGGCGCTGTACCGGGCCGAATTGGATCTGGTCGAGGTCGCTCGCAAGACCGGAATCCGGCTGCGGCTGTTCCACGGCCGCGGCGGCACGGTCGGCCGCGGCGGCGGCCGCAGCTACGACGCGATCCTCGCCCAACCGGCGGGCGCGGTGCGCGGCTCGTTGCGGCTGACCGAGCAGGGTGAGGTGATCGCCGCGAAATACGCCGAACCCGGTACCGCGCACCGCAATCTGGAGTCGCTGATCGCGGGCACCCTGGAGTCGACCTTGCTGGACGTGGAGGGGCTCGGCGCCGACGCCGAGCCGTCCTACGGCATCATGGACGACCTGGCCGCCCGTGCCCGCGCCGCGTACGCGCGGCTGGTGCACGAGACACCCGGTTTCGTCGAGTATTTCCGGCAGTCCACGCCGGTCGCCGAGGTGGGCGACCTGAACATCGGCAGCAGGCCCGCCTCGCGCAAGCCGACGAATACGGTCGCGGACCTGCGCGCCATCCCGTGGGTGATGTCGTGGAGCCAGGCGCGGGTGATGCTGCCGGGCTGGTACGGCACCGGAACCGCGCTCGAGGAGTGGATCGGCGGTGACCCGGAGCGCCTGGCCACCCTGGCGGATCTCTACCGGCGGTGGCCCTTCTTCCGCACGGTGCTGTCCAACCTGGCGCAGGTGATGGCCAAGAGCGATCTGGACATCGCCGCCCGCTACGCCGAATTGGTGGACGACGTGGCGTTGCGCGAGCAGATCTTCGGCATGATCCGCGACGAGCACGCCCGGACCGTGCGCATGCATGCCGCGATCACCGGAAACGACCATCTGCTCGCGGACAATCCGTCGCTGGCCGAGTCCATCCACAACCGTTTCCCCTACCTGGAGCCGCTGAACCAGATGCAGGTGGAGCTGCTGCGCCGCCTGCGCGCCGGGGACGACTCCGAACTGGTGAAGCGCGGCATCCTGCTGACCATGAACGGATTGGCCACCGCCCTGCGTAACTCGGGTTAG
- a CDS encoding VOC family protein, producing the protein MSNGADLALTHIGVLVADQDKALEFYRDVIGLEVRADLPFAGGRWLTVGPAKQPGIEFILETPEMVPDEAAGAAARARLANGAQGTLIFTTDAVDATFARLRDAGVEVTQEPISQPYGVRDCGFRDPWGNHLRFSQLPG; encoded by the coding sequence ATGAGCAACGGCGCGGATCTCGCCCTCACCCACATCGGCGTCCTGGTCGCCGACCAGGACAAGGCACTGGAGTTCTACCGCGACGTGATCGGCCTCGAGGTGCGGGCCGACCTGCCGTTCGCCGGTGGGCGCTGGCTGACCGTCGGCCCGGCGAAGCAGCCGGGCATCGAGTTCATCCTGGAAACCCCGGAGATGGTGCCGGACGAGGCGGCCGGTGCGGCGGCGCGGGCGCGGCTGGCCAACGGCGCGCAGGGCACGCTGATCTTCACCACCGACGCCGTGGACGCCACCTTCGCCCGGCTGCGCGACGCCGGTGTCGAGGTGACGCAGGAGCCGATCTCCCAGCCGTACGGCGTGCGCGACTGCGGCTTCCGCGACCCGTGGGGCAATCACCTGCGCTTCTCCCAGCTTCCCGGCTGA
- a CDS encoding GTP-binding protein, with amino-acid sequence MPSSVKIVVSGGFGVGKTTFIGAISEIEPLVTEAAMTEVAVGVDDAGHGADKTQTTVALDFGRITLDSALLLYLFGTPGQDRFVFLWDDLVDGALGAVIVVDTSRVDDCYPVLDYFEARGTPFVVAVNRFDGGTRFDLDEVREALELETWIPVLECDARRRDSVKQVLVSLLEQVLSHRADHLTARDAG; translated from the coding sequence ATGCCGTCCTCGGTGAAAATCGTGGTCAGCGGCGGATTCGGCGTCGGGAAGACGACGTTCATCGGGGCCATATCGGAAATCGAGCCCCTGGTGACCGAGGCGGCGATGACCGAGGTGGCGGTCGGCGTGGACGACGCGGGGCACGGGGCGGACAAGACGCAGACCACCGTCGCGCTCGACTTCGGGCGCATCACCCTGGACAGCGCACTGCTGCTGTACCTGTTCGGCACGCCGGGACAGGACCGTTTCGTCTTCCTGTGGGACGACCTGGTAGACGGCGCGCTCGGCGCGGTGATCGTGGTGGACACCAGTCGCGTCGACGACTGCTATCCGGTGCTGGACTACTTCGAGGCGCGCGGCACGCCCTTCGTCGTGGCGGTCAACCGCTTCGACGGCGGCACTCGCTTCGATCTCGACGAGGTCCGTGAGGCACTCGAGCTCGAGACGTGGATCCCGGTGCTGGAATGCGATGCAAGGCGACGTGATTCGGTGAAGCAGGTGCTGGTGTCGCTGCTCGAACAGGTCCTGTCGCACCGTGCGGATCACCTCACCGCCCGAGACGCGGGCTGA
- a CDS encoding DUF742 domain-containing protein yields the protein MRYEPARGDDRFVRPFVVTAGRTTPLLGGLRVETLVRAEPAALSAPLRFEQRTLVRLCQRPHSIAEIGTALGVPIGVAKVVVSDLAATGHVTVRAADQLTAAAIERIRDLVRAL from the coding sequence ATGAGATACGAACCGGCTCGGGGCGACGACCGATTCGTGCGTCCCTTCGTGGTCACCGCCGGACGCACCACACCGCTGTTGGGCGGACTGCGCGTCGAGACGCTGGTGCGGGCCGAGCCCGCCGCGCTGTCCGCACCGCTGCGCTTCGAGCAGCGCACCCTCGTGCGGTTGTGCCAGCGGCCGCATTCCATCGCCGAGATCGGCACCGCGCTCGGCGTCCCGATCGGGGTCGCCAAGGTCGTCGTTAGCGATCTGGCCGCCACCGGACACGTGACCGTGCGCGCCGCCGATCAGCTCACCGCCGCCGCCATCGAGAGGATCAGGGACCTTGTCCGGGCACTCTGA
- a CDS encoding roadblock/LC7 domain-containing protein produces the protein MTTPIPSADQHTFDWLLANFVRDTDGVREAVAVSSDGLLIAMSDGLDRASADRLAAMVSGLVGLSRSASRSYSFDGLKLIMIEMKRGFLLVSAMGGGSCLGVIADSGCDVGLVGYEMAVLADRAGALLDPALIAELRESLRR, from the coding sequence GTGACCACCCCCATACCGAGCGCCGACCAGCACACGTTCGACTGGCTGCTGGCCAACTTCGTCCGAGACACGGACGGTGTGCGAGAGGCGGTCGCGGTCTCCTCCGACGGGCTGCTCATCGCCATGTCCGACGGCTTGGACCGCGCCTCCGCCGACCGGCTCGCCGCCATGGTGTCCGGGCTGGTCGGGCTCTCCAGAAGCGCTTCGCGCAGTTATTCCTTCGACGGCTTGAAGCTGATCATGATCGAGATGAAACGCGGATTCCTGCTGGTGTCCGCCATGGGCGGCGGCAGCTGTCTCGGCGTGATCGCCGACAGCGGCTGCGATGTCGGACTGGTCGGCTACGAGATGGCGGTGCTCGCCGACCGCGCGGGTGCGCTGCTGGATCCCGCGCTCATCGCCGAGCTGCGTGAGTCGCTGCGGCGATGA
- a CDS encoding sensor histidine kinase, with amino-acid sequence MRPRTIRGQLARILVVSLVLVLALLGGMVAREVDAYRKSRDTVAAVSLALAVADLVHETQRERGLTNGLLGGDQRLRQPVDDQRGAVDRALRTLRQASADGPPGAERVRAAARPLTDLDLTRSGIDERRTSRQAAFQFYTDAIDGLNRLSLGLDQAADPAIRHGLQALHALGEAKEQTARERGFLNGVFASDAFGPGEYAQFLDIRAAKLAGLAAFARDATSAQQARLDAVLDGADAVAAAESENIAIASSAGPLARPVDPITWWARMTAVIDEQRTVQQAVGDDVRQRAEALRRNAALILGAFVLAALAAIALEVALVVAAVRAIVRPLATLAADADDVSSRRLPEVISAWRTGDDTRPPDPPAPVRAPPGAGVEIAAVARALDRVQSTAFDLASEQALVRRNTTESMVSLARRSQNLVRRQLGLISEFEREELDPKALSNLFELDHLATRMRRNAESLLVLVGEASPRSWAEPIPLSDVIRAGLSEVDDYRRVVLRRMDDALVAGAAASELAHMLAELIENGLAFSPPDLEVEIYGRAGPNGYLLAVVDHGVGMPPGHLAQANARLRGEQDFVVAPTRNLGHYVVGRLAERLGIRVELSVSPVSGIVARLTLPPGMLEAEQEQRGDPRAPAPRSARHSDSSSPMSRMTATARVHTTVPAGSSDGTQFGSARSEPAASVGAAEAPRAAAGSEADEASVRHTANGLVKRNKKARAATTGVRPDPVPRPEPTPAVERSPEQIRGMLSAFRSGHQRGAPARRAAECDDRFRAGGAANEFRSAATMAEEIR; translated from the coding sequence GTGCGTCCGCGGACCATCCGCGGGCAGCTGGCTCGCATCCTCGTCGTCTCGCTCGTTCTGGTGCTCGCCCTTCTCGGCGGGATGGTCGCGCGCGAGGTAGACGCGTACCGCAAGAGCCGGGACACGGTGGCCGCGGTGTCGCTGGCGCTGGCGGTGGCGGATCTCGTGCACGAGACGCAGCGCGAGCGCGGCCTGACCAATGGCTTGCTCGGCGGTGACCAGCGCTTGCGGCAGCCGGTCGACGACCAGCGCGGCGCGGTCGACCGCGCCCTGCGCACGTTGCGGCAGGCTTCGGCGGACGGTCCGCCCGGCGCGGAGCGGGTGCGGGCGGCCGCTCGGCCGCTCACCGACTTGGACCTGACCCGCTCGGGGATCGATGAGCGGCGCACATCCCGGCAGGCGGCGTTCCAGTTCTACACCGACGCCATCGATGGGCTGAACCGCTTGTCCCTCGGCCTCGACCAGGCCGCCGACCCGGCGATCCGGCACGGGCTGCAAGCGCTGCACGCGCTGGGTGAGGCGAAGGAGCAGACGGCCCGCGAACGCGGCTTCCTGAACGGCGTCTTCGCCTCGGATGCCTTCGGGCCGGGCGAGTACGCGCAGTTCCTCGACATCCGGGCGGCCAAGCTGGCCGGTCTGGCCGCGTTCGCCCGCGACGCGACCTCGGCCCAACAGGCGCGCCTGGACGCCGTGCTGGACGGCGCGGACGCGGTCGCGGCCGCCGAGTCGGAGAACATCGCGATCGCCTCCAGCGCCGGACCGCTGGCACGACCGGTCGATCCGATCACCTGGTGGGCGCGGATGACCGCGGTCATCGACGAGCAGCGCACCGTGCAGCAGGCGGTCGGCGACGACGTCCGGCAGCGGGCGGAGGCGCTGCGCCGCAACGCCGCTCTGATCCTCGGCGCGTTCGTGCTCGCCGCGCTGGCGGCGATCGCGCTGGAGGTGGCGCTGGTCGTCGCCGCGGTGCGCGCGATCGTGCGGCCGCTGGCCACGCTGGCCGCGGACGCCGACGACGTGTCGAGCAGACGGCTGCCCGAGGTGATTTCCGCCTGGCGCACCGGCGATGACACCCGGCCGCCGGACCCGCCCGCCCCGGTGCGAGCGCCGCCGGGCGCGGGCGTCGAGATCGCCGCCGTGGCCCGAGCGCTGGATCGGGTGCAATCCACCGCGTTCGACCTCGCGTCGGAGCAGGCGCTGGTGCGCCGCAACACCACCGAGTCGATGGTCAGCCTCGCCCGCCGCAGTCAGAACCTCGTGCGCCGCCAGCTCGGCCTGATCAGCGAATTCGAGCGCGAAGAGCTCGATCCCAAGGCGCTGTCGAATCTGTTCGAACTCGACCATCTCGCCACCAGGATGCGCCGCAACGCCGAGAGCCTGCTCGTGCTGGTCGGCGAGGCCAGTCCGCGCAGCTGGGCGGAACCGATTCCGCTCAGCGACGTGATCCGCGCCGGTTTGTCCGAGGTCGACGACTACCGCAGGGTGGTGCTGCGCCGGATGGACGATGCCCTGGTCGCGGGTGCCGCGGCGAGCGAGCTGGCCCACATGCTCGCCGAGCTGATCGAGAACGGGCTGGCGTTCTCCCCGCCGGATCTCGAGGTGGAGATCTACGGCCGTGCCGGACCGAACGGATATCTGCTGGCGGTGGTCGACCACGGTGTCGGCATGCCCCCGGGCCACTTGGCCCAGGCCAACGCGCGACTGCGCGGCGAGCAGGATTTCGTCGTCGCGCCGACCCGCAATCTCGGTCACTACGTGGTCGGCAGGCTCGCCGAGCGGCTCGGCATCAGGGTCGAACTGAGCGTCTCGCCGGTGAGCGGCATCGTGGCGCGCCTGACGCTGCCGCCGGGGATGCTCGAGGCGGAGCAGGAACAGCGCGGCGACCCGCGTGCGCCCGCGCCCCGCTCCGCCAGGCACAGCGATTCGAGTTCGCCGATGTCGCGCATGACCGCGACTGCCCGAGTTCACACAACGGTTCCGGCAGGGTCGTCGGACGGCACCCAGTTCGGTTCCGCACGATCCGAGCCGGCGGCGAGCGTCGGCGCCGCCGAAGCACCCCGCGCGGCAGCGGGATCCGAGGCGGACGAAGCATCCGTGCGACACACCGCGAACGGCCTGGTCAAACGTAACAAGAAGGCCCGCGCCGCCACCACCGGCGTTCGTCCCGACCCGGTACCCCGGCCGGAGCCGACCCCCGCGGTCGAGCGCTCACCCGAGCAGATCCGCGGCATGCTGTCGGCCTTCCGGTCAGGACATCAGCGTGGCGCGCCCGCACGGCGCGCCGCCGAATGCGACGACCGCTTCCGCGCGGGCGGCGCGGCGAACGAATTCCGATCCGCAGCGACCATGGCAGAGGAGATCCGGTGA
- a CDS encoding GTP-binding protein → MSWHCDTRKQTMPSSVKIVVSGGLGAGKTTFVGAVSEIGPLVTQAETAEPIVVLDDPERRADWKPTTVPVDVGRIDLDSSLLLYLFGAPGAGDLAWLWDDLADGALGAVIMVDTGRVHDCHPVLDYCARHGTPFVVAVNHARGGAHADLGEVRAALALADWIPVLECDAKRRDSVKDVLVALLEQVLAHRADHLVARNAG, encoded by the coding sequence TTGTCCTGGCACTGCGACACGCGAAAGCAGACCATGCCGTCCTCGGTGAAGATCGTGGTGAGCGGCGGACTCGGCGCCGGGAAGACGACGTTCGTCGGGGCCGTCTCCGAGATCGGCCCGCTGGTGACCCAGGCGGAGACGGCCGAGCCGATCGTCGTCCTGGACGATCCGGAGCGCCGGGCGGACTGGAAGCCGACCACCGTCCCCGTCGACGTGGGGCGGATCGACCTGGACAGCTCCCTACTGCTGTACCTGTTCGGCGCGCCGGGGGCGGGTGATCTCGCCTGGCTCTGGGACGATTTGGCCGACGGCGCGCTCGGCGCGGTCATCATGGTGGACACCGGCCGCGTCCACGACTGCCATCCCGTGCTGGACTATTGCGCGCGACACGGCACGCCCTTCGTGGTCGCGGTCAACCACGCCCGCGGCGGCGCCCACGCCGACCTCGGCGAGGTGCGTGCGGCGCTCGCACTCGCGGACTGGATCCCCGTCCTGGAATGCGATGCGAAGCGACGGGATTCGGTGAAAGACGTTTTGGTCGCACTGCTCGAACAGGTGCTGGCGCACCGGGCGGATCACCTCGTCGCCAGAAACGCGGGCTGA
- a CDS encoding DUF3558 domain-containing protein, which produces MAIALVLGAASCGDESGGAPATTTTQAASTATQLFDPCTGIPDSALTSAGLDPASKQVGVGGVEQPGWEICGWKGADFTLGVFSNGMSVAEFERKPGNVDFQDVTIGGRTGRQFRVDDAAKDQMCDVLFPARQGLLQLTLVNKTAEQNPCERLATVGEAIVPTLPR; this is translated from the coding sequence TTGGCAATAGCACTTGTGCTCGGAGCGGCCTCGTGCGGCGACGAGTCCGGCGGGGCACCGGCGACCACCACCACGCAGGCCGCGAGCACCGCCACCCAGCTGTTCGATCCCTGCACCGGCATCCCCGACTCCGCGCTGACGAGCGCGGGCCTCGATCCGGCGAGCAAGCAGGTCGGCGTCGGCGGGGTCGAGCAGCCCGGCTGGGAGATCTGCGGCTGGAAGGGCGCCGACTTCACCCTCGGCGTGTTCTCCAACGGCATGTCCGTGGCCGAGTTCGAGCGCAAACCGGGCAATGTCGATTTCCAGGACGTCACGATCGGCGGGCGCACCGGACGGCAGTTCCGCGTCGACGACGCCGCCAAGGACCAGATGTGCGACGTGCTCTTCCCCGCTCGCCAAGGCCTGCTGCAACTGACGCTGGTCAACAAGACCGCCGAGCAGAACCCCTGCGAACGCCTCGCGACCGTCGGCGAAGCGATCGTCCCCACCCTGCCGAGATGA
- a CDS encoding PspA/IM30 family protein — protein sequence MSDNSEIVSRLAGLSDAELAGVLLVATAGRPGFAAVHAALTGLSEAGDARAAEDVTPTTSADAGASARRAPDVSGQVGGSSAVPAVPVPPPGIAGDPASGGYSASGVPTFESVRDKVEQRYGTAQGMGELDRQTPAGRSVDEQWQAREKAARERLDRIRKSLHGNDIDPHQP from the coding sequence ATGAGCGACAACAGCGAAATCGTGAGCCGGTTGGCGGGGCTGTCCGACGCGGAGCTGGCCGGGGTCCTGCTGGTCGCCACGGCGGGGCGTCCTGGTTTCGCGGCGGTCCACGCGGCGCTGACCGGATTGTCGGAGGCTGGTGATGCGCGGGCCGCCGAGGATGTGACTCCTACCACCTCCGCTGATGCCGGTGCGTCCGCTCGGCGAGCTCCGGACGTATCCGGCCAGGTAGGCGGCAGTTCTGCGGTACCGGCGGTACCGGTACCGCCGCCGGGTATCGCCGGGGACCCCGCGAGCGGCGGATATTCGGCTTCCGGTGTTCCTACTTTCGAGTCAGTTCGCGATAAGGTCGAGCAGCGCTACGGCACCGCGCAGGGGATGGGCGAACTCGACCGGCAGACTCCAGCGGGCCGCAGCGTGGACGAACAATGGCAGGCACGCGAGAAGGCCGCGCGTGAGCGCCTGGATCGGATCCGGAAATCGTTGCACGGCAACGACATCGACCCGCACCAGCCGTGA
- a CDS encoding alpha/beta hydrolase has product MRHPARPILNALTYLPERTLLQTPALLGMAYTDLSLRTPDGETLHAWWMPAAHSVGHILFAHGNAGNLGDRVPIFALLTEAGFDVLAFDYRGYGRSTGRPTEHGTYLDAHAARRALLAQPGVDPNRVLYLGKSLGGGVVLELAQHHPPAGVMLMSTFSGLRDAARSVYPFLPAPLVPNAYPNERRIRALRAPVLIMHGDQDELLPLRHAHRLYAAAPEPKRLVVFPGAGHNDLIVVGGSAWYDLVRAWAGALVRS; this is encoded by the coding sequence ATGCGACATCCAGCCCGTCCGATCCTCAACGCGCTGACGTATCTGCCGGAACGGACGCTGCTGCAGACCCCGGCGCTGCTCGGCATGGCGTACACCGACCTGTCCCTGCGCACCCCGGACGGGGAAACGCTGCACGCGTGGTGGATGCCCGCCGCGCATTCGGTCGGGCACATCCTGTTCGCGCACGGCAACGCGGGCAATCTCGGTGACCGGGTGCCGATCTTCGCGTTGCTCACCGAGGCCGGCTTCGACGTGCTGGCCTTCGATTACCGCGGATACGGGCGCAGCACCGGCAGACCGACCGAGCACGGCACCTACCTGGACGCGCACGCCGCGCGACGGGCGTTGCTCGCCCAGCCGGGCGTCGATCCGAACCGGGTGCTGTACCTGGGCAAATCCCTCGGCGGCGGGGTCGTGCTCGAGCTGGCGCAGCATCATCCGCCCGCCGGGGTGATGCTGATGTCCACCTTCAGCGGCCTGCGCGATGCGGCTCGGTCGGTGTATCCGTTCCTGCCCGCCCCGCTGGTGCCGAACGCATACCCGAACGAACGCCGCATCCGCGCGCTGCGCGCCCCGGTGCTGATCATGCACGGCGACCAGGACGAACTGCTGCCGCTGCGGCACGCGCACCGGCTCTACGCCGCCGCGCCGGAGCCGAAACGGCTCGTCGTCTTCCCCGGGGCCGGGCACAACGATCTGATCGTCGTCGGCGGCTCGGCCTGGTACGACCTGGTGCGTGCGTGGGCGGGTGCGCTCGTGCGGTCGTGA